A window from Bombus pascuorum chromosome 12, iyBomPasc1.1, whole genome shotgun sequence encodes these proteins:
- the LOC132912827 gene encoding uncharacterized protein LOC132912827, producing MMTFAKSSLITCLFGILLWEIHGQGIMVDPISRSSAWRKGFPVQVNVNDHELSCGGPTVQFTQNNALCGACGDDYAMPQPRPNENGGLYGTGVIVQRYKVSDAVINVTVKLITNDLGSFKFDLCPLEGPNDLETETCFNRYPLRLNEESTFLLPDYQTDFYLSVQLPLNFTCEHCVFRWTYEIGNHVGRCNTYQNLPGCGFQKTFRNCADIAISF from the exons ATGATGACATTCGCGAAATCTTCGCTGATCACCTGCCTGTTCGGTATTTTACTTTGGGAGATTCATGGACAAGGCATAATGGTCGATCCCATTAGCAGAAGCAGCGCCTGGCGCAAAGGATTCCCCGTTCAAGTGAATGTCAACGACCATGAGCTTTCCTGCGGAGGACCGACC GTTCAGTTCACGCAAAATAATGCATTGTGTGGAGCATGCGGTGACGATTACGCTATGCCACAACCTAGACCAAATGAAAACGGTGGACTTTATGGAACCGGTGTGATCGTCCAAAG GTACAAAGTAAGCGACGCCGTCATCAACGTAACGGTGAAACTGATTACCAACGACCTGGGAAGCTTCAAATTCGATTTGTGCCCCTTGGAAGGACCGAACGATCTCGAGACCGAGACGTGTTTCAATCGATATCCGCTTAGGTTGAACGAAGAAAGCACGTTTTTGCTACCAGATTATCAAACGGACTTCTACCTATCGGTCCAGCTGCCACTGAATTTTACCTGCGAACATTGTGTGTTTAGGTGGACTTATGAAATCGGAAACCACGTTGGTCGATGTAATACATATCAAAACTTACCAGGATGTGGATTTCAAAAGACATTCAGAAATTGCGCCGATATCGCGATCTCTTTCTGA